The genomic segment CGGCTGCGGCCAGAAGACCGGCCGGGGCACCGCACCGGCCGGGCGCGCGTGGGCGTACCAGGCGAGCTTCACGCTCGGCACCCCGTAGATCCGCCCACCCGGTGACGCGGTGAGCCGGTCCGCGACCTCCGCCTGCACCATGACCAGGCCCCGGCGGATCGTCGGGAACCGTTCGAGCAGGCCGAGCAGCAGCGGCACCGCGACGTTGTAGGGCAGGTTCGCCGCCAGCACCGTCGGTGCGGCGAGCTCCGCGGGCAGGTCCGCGGGCCGCACCCGCAGACCGTCGGCCTCGACGACGTGCAGCCGCTGTGCGAGCGCGGCCGGCAGCCGGGCCGCCGCCGTCTCGGGCAGGGCCGCGGCGAGCAGCGGGTCGACCTCGACCGCAACCACCGCGCCGGCCTGCGCGACCAGGCCGAGCGTGAGCGAGCCGAGCCCGGGCCCGACCTCCAGCGCCACGTCGTCCGGGCCGATCTCGGCCAGGCGGACAAGCCTGCGGACGGTGTTCGGGTCGACCAGGAAGTTCTGGCCGCGCTTCTTCGTCGGACGCAGGTCCAGTGACTGCGCGAGCTCCCGGATGTCGGCCGGCGAGAGCAGCGCCTCGATCTCTACCAGGGTCCGAAGGTCCGTTCCGCGTTGGCCGCGATCGCGGCGGCGAACTCGTCCACCGCCGTGCCGCGCGTCTGCGCGAGCAGCCGCAGGGTCAGCGGGACGAGGTACGGCCCGCCCGGCCGGCCCCGCCACGGGACCGGGGTGAGGTAGGGCGCGTCCGTCTCCACCAGCAGCAGATCCTGCGGGGCGACCGCGGCGGCCTCGCGCAACGCCTCGGCGTTCTTGAACGTGACGTTGCCCGCGAAGGACATCACATAGCCGGCGTCGGCGCAGACCTTGGCCATCTCCGCGTCGCCGGAGAAGGCGTGGAACACGACCCGCTCCGGCGCGCCTTCCTCCGCCAGGATGCGCAGTGTGTCCTCGTGCGCCTCGCGATCGTGGATCATCAGTGCCCGGCCGGTGTCCTTGGCGATCGCGATGTGCCGCCGGAAGCTCTCCTGCTGGGCCGCGTGCTGCTCCGGCGGGGTGCGGTAGTAGTCCAGGCCGGTCTCCCCGACCGCGACGACGCCGTCCGCGCGGGCAAGCGCGGTGAGTGCCTCGAACGTGGCCTCGTCGACTCCGGCCGCGGCCTCGTTCGGATGGATCGCGACGGCCGCGCGCACCTCGGGATGGGCGGCCGCGATCTCGGCCTGCCACCGGCTGGTCGGCAGGTCGATGCCGACGGTGACCATCCGGGTGATGCCGACCGCGAGTGCCGCGGCGATGGCCTCGTCGACCGACGCGTCCATCAGATCGAGATGGCAGTGCGCGTCGACCGCGGGCACGGCCAGCGGCTCAGGCGGCGGCGGAAGGTCGCCGACCCGGCCGGAGTTCCTCGCCACCAGGCCGCTCCTCACCGGTCGATTCACCCATCGAATCAGTCGTCGATGCCAGGGCGGACGTCACCACCCCCGGACCAGATCTTAGAGCCTTCTCCACCGTCGACTCGGACTCGCGGCATCCGGAGACCGTGGCCCGTGAGATCGAGAAGGCTATGCGGGCACCGCCGGCCCGGCGGTGCCCGCGGCCGTGCGATTCTGAAGGAGTGCTTGACCTCACGGGCTTTTTCCAATGACGACAACACTTCCCGTAGCGCTGGTCACGCCGCTGACCGGCCCTGACGCGGCCGGTGGCCTGGCAACGCTGCGGGGAATGACGCTCTGGGCACGTGACGAACGGCTACCACCGCCCTGGGATGAGATCGCCGTCACGGCCTACGACGCCTACCCTGACCCGGTCCGCGCGATGCGCTCGGCGGCGGCCGCCGAGCCGGCGGCGATCTTCGGCCCGGTCGGCTCCCGGGCAGCCGCGGCGGCGTTCGGCGCCACCGGCCGGCTCGTGTTCAACGCCGGCGCCGCGTCCACCCGCTTCGTCCGCCAGTCGTTCCCCCACGTGGTGAACGTCGCGGCACCGGCCTCAACCTGGCCACGCGGAGTGCTGGCGGCGATCCGCTCGGTCGACCGGCAGGCCCGCCGGGTCGCGCTGCTGGCCTCCGGCGAGATGGCCGTCGAGCTGACCTCGGTGTGCAAGGCCGCGGCACGCGCCCAGCGCTTCGAGGTCACCTCCAACGTCTTCCCCGCCGGGCGGGGCGCCACCGCCGCCCGGCCGCTGCCACCGGCGGACGTCCTCATCGTCCACGCGGGCGCCGAGGACGAGCTGGAGATCGCCAACGTCCTGCTGCGTCGCTCGTGGCGAGCCGCGGCGTTCTCCACCGCGGTGAGCGCCGAGGCGACCGCGACGCTGGGCGCGCTGCGGGAGGGCCTGCTGGCCCCGGCGAGCTGGGCCCCGGACGACATCGCCGAGGCCGGAACCGGGCCGACCGCGCGCCAGTTCTCCGCGGACTTCACCGCGCTGCATCACGCCGCTCCGACGGAGACCGCGGCCTGGGCGTACGTCGCCGGGCTCATTCTCGGCCGCTGCATCCGCCGCTGCGGCGGCGTCGGCGACACCGCGCTGCTCGCCGCCGCGCGCGGGCTGGACACGACGACCCTGCTGGGCCGTTTCCGGCTCGACGAGGCGACCGGGCTGCAGGTCGGTCACCAGGTGCCGATCGTCCAGTGGCAGTCCGGTGCGTCCTGGACGGTCTGGCCCCGGGACGCGGCCCGTGCGCCGTTCCATCATCCGCGCTGGAACGCACCACCCCCGGGTGGCCTCCCCGGCGGGCACGACACCCTGGGCGCACGGGGGGCGTCCGGCCCCGTGGGCGACACGGGCGGCGCGCCGGGGGCAGATGCGCCGGCCGGCGGGGTTCCTGAGCGGACACTTCCCCTGCCCACGCAGGGCACGCAGACCCGGCCGTTCGGCCTCGGCCGGCCGCGTCCCGGTCTGGGAACCGGTGGCTTCGGCACCACGCAGCGGCCGAGCTGAGAGAGGGGCCCGGATGTCGGTACCGCCCTCCCCGTCGGCACCGCCCGGCCCGCAGGTTCCACCCCAGGGCCAGGCCACCGAGGGCGCAGTTGCTCCCGGCCAGTCCGCCTCGGACCAGTCGGCCCCGGACCAGTCGGCCCCGGGCCGTTCCGCCCCGGGCCGTTCCGCTCCGGGCCGGGCTCGCGGGCGGCGTCGCGCCGCCACGATCGTCACGCTCGGGGTCGTCAGTCTGCTGTTCCTCGGCTCGACGGTCCGGCTGTTCGTCCTCCCCCGTCGCGACGATCCAGCCTCGGTCGATGCCATCGTCATGTTCGCCGGCAGCTCTGGCCGGTTCGAGTACGCGGTCAGCCTGGCCCGGGCCGGGTACGCGCCCACCCTCGCCGTCTCGGTGCCCACCGCGGAGGACCCCTGCCCGCCGCCGATCCCGAACGTCGAAGTCATCTGCTTCGCGCCGGATCCGCTCACCACCCAGGGCGAATCCCGCTGGACGGCCGACGCGGCCGCCCGGTACGGCTGGCGGTCGATCCTCGTGGTCACGTCGACGACCCAGGTGACCCGGGCACGGCTGCGGCTCGAGCGCTGCTATTCCGGGCAGATCCTCATGAGCCCGGTGTCGCCGCCCCACCTGATGTGGCCGTACATGATCGCCTACGAGTGGGCCGCGATGGTCAAGGCGCTGGTTCTGCAGCGCGACTGCTGACGCCGGAGCCGCCGGAGCCGCCGGCCCGCCGGCCCGCCCGCGCTGCGGGATGCCCTCAGCAGTCGCGCTGCCAGACGACGGCCTTGACGGTCGCCGCCACCTGGTAGGCGAAAAGGTACGGCCAGTCACGCAGCGGGGTCTCGACGACGTCCACGAGCACCTCGCCGTCGTAGCAGCGGCCGATGCGCAGCCGGGCCCGGCTGTCCTGGGAACGGTCGGTGACGAACAGGATCGAGTTCCAGCCGCGCTCCCGCGCCAGCCGGCCGGCTTCCTGAGCCTCACCCTGGGTCGTCCTGGGGTCGGGCCAGAAGCAGATGATCTCCAGCTCGCGCCCGATCCGAGCCGTGTCCGGGCACCGGTTGGTACCCGGCAGGGAGATGACGACAACCGGAGCGATTCCCGAGCGCGCGAGTTCGATCGTCCTGTCCAGGCGCTTCCCGGGGCCCCCGAGCATGAAGATCGCGTCCACCGGGCGGGGGTCGTCGATCTTCGGGAACACGATCATCCGCACCGTCGTCAGGACGAACAGGAGCGCGACACCGAGCACCCCGTAGCGAATCGCCAGCCGCCGCCGCGATCTTCGCTGCTGCTGTGCGTCCACGATCACCACCGTGACGTTAGACGCCGCCCAGGGCGCCCGAGCCACGGTGCGGAGTGCTCTCTTTCACGTCTGCCGACTGTTGCCACGCGCCGCCGCCGAACCCCCACGATCCGGGACGCCGCCAGCCGCGCCGCTGCCCGCGCCACCGTCGGCCCCGGCCACGCCGCTGCCCGCGCCGTCAGCGCCCGGCCGCGCCGTCAGCCGCGGAAGGCCGGGGACCACGCCTTGGCCACCAGGATGCGGGCCTTACCGGAGCCGTCGGCCGGCTCGACCCAGGTGTCGGTGATCGCGGCGTCGGCACCGTCGCGTGGAAGGCCATAGGCGATGGTCTCGTTGTCATACCAGGCGATCTGGTCGTCGACCGACCGGGTGTCGCTCAGGTGCGTCCGGCGCATCGTCCGCAGATCCAGCACGGTCGCGACCCATCGGACCGGCCCGTCACCGGCGACCCGTTCCTTGAAGGCCACCCGGGTGCCATCGGGCGACAGGGAGGGGCACTCCACGTTGGTGGTCAGGGTGTGCACCTCGCGGGCCCGCAACGACCCCCGCACCAGGTAGGTCGTCCCCTCCGTGGACAGCGTGGCATAGAACGTGTCGTCGTCCGCGGCGAAGGTCACTCCCCAGAAGTTCTGGTCCACCGGGTTGATGCGCCTGTCATCCCGGTAGATCGCGAACTGCTCGAGGTTGCCCAGCTCCTTGCGGTTCACCACGTCGTACAGCGTGGTGGCGGTGGAGAAGGCGGGGCCGGCGTACGAGTGACCGGTCTCGAACACGGTGACCGCGGCCAGCCGCGCGTCCGCCGACAGCCGGGCCCGGCTGGGCACGCCGGTCAGCCGGAAGGAGTGGAGCACGTGGAAGTCGGCGTCGAACAGGAAGGCCTGGTAGGTCGTGACGAAGCCCCGGTCCGAGCTCAGGCACAGGCCGATCTCACCGCGGACGTCGACGCGGTCGCAGGACAGCCGGGTCACGGCCGGCACCCCGCCAGGATCGTCCAGCGGAACCATCGACACCAGGCCGTAGGTACTGTCCCGCGCGGTGGACCGGAAGATCACACGGGGATCACCGCGCAGGTTGGACGGATCAAGCTCCGCGGCCGGGTTGCGCACCGCCTCCGCTCGGTCCGCCTTGAGATCGGCGTCCCGGCGCAGCACATGGACGATGTAGCCGGTGCCCACCAGCAGGCAGCCGATCAGGATGATCAGGAACGCCGCGACGGCCCCACGCGACCGCGACGACGGTGCGTCCGGCGCATCAGGCACGTCCGGTTCGTCCGGCTCGTCCGGCTCGTCCGACGGGTCGGCGCTGACCACCCCTGCGGCCTCCTTCTCACCCACGGCCTTCTCACCCACGGTGACCTCGCTCCTTCACCCGGTTCTGACTCTCGCAGGCCCGGCCGTGCGCCGGCCCCCACCCGCACCACGCAACGCCACAACGGCCAGCACGATCGCGATCAGGCCCGCCAGCACCGCCCAGCGAAAGGCCGTGTCCGGCCCACGCCACGTCCACAACGCACCAAAGGCGACGGAGCCTGCGAGCTGGGCGAGCGCGACCCCGGTCTGGACGAGCGCGAGCCCACCGGTGCGAAGCTCCGCGGGGATCAGCGCACTCGCCGCCGCGGCGAGGACACCGTCGGTCGCCGCGTAGTAGGCGCCCATCATGACCAGCACCGCGATCAGCCCGAGCATCCCCGGCTGGGCGAAACAGAGCACAAGGTAGACACCGCTGAGCGCGAGGTAGCCACCGACGAAGACCCTTCCCCGGCCCACAGCGTCGGCCAGCAGTCCCAGGGGAAGCGCCAGGACCAGGTAGACGCAGTAGACCCCGGCGGCCAGCAGCGGGAAGTAGGCCATGGCGAAATCGAGCCGCTGCTCCAGCCGAAGGTAGACGAACCCGTCGCCGATCGTGCACAGCGCCAGCCCGACTCCGACACAGGCCAGCCGCCGGTAGCCCGGGGCCCGCAGCAGCCCGAACGTCGCACCGGCCGACGGCGCCCGGCCGGCACCCCGTCCGGGCGCCGTCGGCCGGGCCGGGCGGGCGGACGGGCGGGCGGACGGCGGGCGGACGAGCAGGACGATCACGGCGACGCCGACCAGCCCGATGCACGCGCTGAGCACGAACACCAGGTCATAGGAACCCGGAGACACCGCGAGCAACGCGAACGCGACGAACGGCCCGAGCATCGCACCGACGGTGTCCATCGCGCGGTGCAGGCCGAAGGCGAACCCCAGTCTGGAAGCGGGGGCCGACAGCGACAGCATCGCGTCGCGGGGAGCGGTGCGCAGGCCCTTGCCGATCTGGTCCGCGGCCAACGCGCCGGACAGCGTCCCCGGGCTCACCCCGCCCGCCGCCAGGACGACCTTCGCGGCGGCCGACATCGCGTAGCCGGTCGCGGCGACATCGCGGTGCCGGTGGAACCGGTCGGAGACGAAACCGCTGACCAGCCGGCTGACCGCACTGGCTCCCTGGTAAAGGCCGTTGGCGAGGCCGTACTGAAACGGAGTGAAGCCCAGTCGCTCGACAAGGTAGAGCGGAAGAACGGCGGTGACCATCTCCGTGGACAGGTCGGTGAGAAGGCTGGTCAGCCCCAGGAGCACGACCGTCGGGCCGACTCCGCGCAGCCGGCCACGCCGCGCGGCGGCGGGTTCGCCATCCGTAGCCGGGTTGCGGATCGCAGGGGTGCCGCCGGGCTCCTCGTCGGCATCGGCGGCGACATCGTCGGCGTCCTTGCCTACCGGCGACGGCGAAACCGTGTACACAATGCTGCCCCCCTGCCCGGTGCACAGCTCGCTCCGACGAGCGCCCGGGCCACCCATTGCCACGCCGCCGGACACCCGCGCCAAGCCGGGCCGCCGCGCCACCATGGGGAGAAACGGATTGACCGGGTCAGGATTCCGTCCCCATCACGATCTTCGTGGACGAATGCTACAGTACCCCGGGATGGGGGGATGCCACATGGGGGGATGTGCAACGAGGCGCGGCGCCCTTCTGCGCCGCCGGCCGGTCGCGCATGGAAATGATTTTGCGCGGCACGGCGAGACCTGACGGGAGACCGTGGCCCACAACAGACCATTGGTCACCCTTTTTTAAATAGTTTCCATGCGAAACCGCATGTTTTCCACTCCCGTCCGTGAATGCTGTGGTGCCCACATGAGCGGTGAGCCTTTTTCGCCGTCGGCTTCGGACCTGCGCCGTGGCCGGCGGTTCACCCGTGAGACGGAAAAGGCTCAGTGACACCTGAATCCACGTGAAGGAGATTTTCTGTGCAACCGTTAGGGGTTGCCGTGATCGGCGCCGGCTACTGGGGCCCGAATCTGGTTCGCAACTTCGCGAGCTCGGGATCATGGCGTCTGCGCTGGGTCTGTGACTTCGACACCGATCGGGCCCGGGCGGTGGCCGGGCACCTCGGCGACGTGCGGGTGACCGCGGATCTCGGCGAGGTGCTGTCCGATCCGGAGGTCGCCGCGGTCGCCATCGCGACGCCGGCCGCCAGCCACACGGAGCTGACTCTCGCCGCCATTGACGCCGGGCGCCATGTCCTGGTCGAAAAGCCATTGGCGGCGACCGCCGCGGACGGCGCGAAACTCGTCGCGGCCGCGCAGGCCGCCGGGGTCGTGCTGATGTGCGACCACACGTACTGCTACACGCCGTCGGTCATGAGGATTCGGGAGCTCACCCACAGCGGCGAGATCGGCGACATCCAGTACATCGACTCGGTACGCATCAATCTCGGCCTCATTCAGCCGGACGTCGACGTGTTCTGGGATCTCGCACCGCACGACCTGTCCATCCTCGACTTCGTACTGCCGGCGGAATTCGCGCCGCTGTCCGTGACAGCCCTCGGCGCGGATCCCGTGAACGCCGGCCGCAGCTGCGTCGGGTATCTCACGATGCCTCTGCGGGGCGGCGGGATCGCGCACATCCACGTCAACTGGCTGAGCCCCACTAAGATCCGGAAAACCGTGGTCGGCGGCTCCCGCAAGATGATCGTGTGGGATGACCTGGAGCCGTCCCAGCGGCTCAGCATCTACGACAAGGGCGTCGAGATCAGCGAACGCCCGCTGGACGACCGGGCCCGCCGGCTCGTCTC from the Parafrankia irregularis genome contains:
- the rsmA gene encoding 16S rRNA (adenine(1518)-N(6)/adenine(1519)-N(6))-dimethyltransferase RsmA, which produces MVEIEALLSPADIRELAQSLDLRPTKKRGQNFLVDPNTVRRLVRLAEIGPDDVALEVGPGLGSLTLGLVAQAGAVVAVEVDPLLAAALPETAAARLPAALAQRLHVVEADGLRVRPADLPAELAAPTVLAANLPYNVAVPLLLGLLERFPTIRRGLVMVQAEVADRLTASPGGRIYGVPSVKLAWYAHARPAGAVPRPVFWPQPNVDSGLVAFTRRPAPAGDASARAEVFALVDAAFAQRRKMLRTALASWAGSAQRAEQIIRAAGVDPGARGETLDVEAYVRIAYQAAVAGRSVARNVEDSGPSRA
- a CDS encoding TatD family hydrolase, with protein sequence MARNSGRVGDLPPPPEPLAVPAVDAHCHLDLMDASVDEAIAAALAVGITRMVTVGIDLPTSRWQAEIAAAHPEVRAAVAIHPNEAAAGVDEATFEALTALARADGVVAVGETGLDYYRTPPEQHAAQQESFRRHIAIAKDTGRALMIHDREAHEDTLRILAEEGAPERVVFHAFSGDAEMAKVCADAGYVMSFAGNVTFKNAEALREAAAVAPQDLLLVETDAPYLTPVPWRGRPGGPYLVPLTLRLLAQTRGTAVDEFAAAIAANAERTFGPW
- a CDS encoding Gfo/Idh/MocA family protein, with product MQPLGVAVIGAGYWGPNLVRNFASSGSWRLRWVCDFDTDRARAVAGHLGDVRVTADLGEVLSDPEVAAVAIATPAASHTELTLAAIDAGRHVLVEKPLAATAADGAKLVAAAQAAGVVLMCDHTYCYTPSVMRIRELTHSGEIGDIQYIDSVRINLGLIQPDVDVFWDLAPHDLSILDFVLPAEFAPLSVTALGADPVNAGRSCVGYLTMPLRGGGIAHIHVNWLSPTKIRKTVVGGSRKMIVWDDLEPSQRLSIYDKGVEISERPLDDRARRLVSYRVGDMVAPALAETEALRGVVTEFADAIREGRPARTDGSSGLRVLRMLEAAAESAAKGGQAVPLPTEGKGLPA
- a CDS encoding MFS transporter produces the protein MYTVSPSPVGKDADDVAADADEEPGGTPAIRNPATDGEPAAARRGRLRGVGPTVVLLGLTSLLTDLSTEMVTAVLPLYLVERLGFTPFQYGLANGLYQGASAVSRLVSGFVSDRFHRHRDVAATGYAMSAAAKVVLAAGGVSPGTLSGALAADQIGKGLRTAPRDAMLSLSAPASRLGFAFGLHRAMDTVGAMLGPFVAFALLAVSPGSYDLVFVLSACIGLVGVAVIVLLVRPPSARPSARPARPTAPGRGAGRAPSAGATFGLLRAPGYRRLACVGVGLALCTIGDGFVYLRLEQRLDFAMAYFPLLAAGVYCVYLVLALPLGLLADAVGRGRVFVGGYLALSGVYLVLCFAQPGMLGLIAVLVMMGAYYAATDGVLAAAASALIPAELRTGGLALVQTGVALAQLAGSVAFGALWTWRGPDTAFRWAVLAGLIAIVLAVVALRGAGGGRRTAGPARVRTG
- a CDS encoding YdcF family protein; the protein is MDAQQQRRSRRRLAIRYGVLGVALLFVLTTVRMIVFPKIDDPRPVDAIFMLGGPGKRLDRTIELARSGIAPVVVISLPGTNRCPDTARIGRELEIICFWPDPRTTQGEAQEAGRLARERGWNSILFVTDRSQDSRARLRIGRCYDGEVLVDVVETPLRDWPYLFAYQVAATVKAVVWQRDC
- a CDS encoding ABC transporter substrate-binding protein, with the translated sequence MTTTLPVALVTPLTGPDAAGGLATLRGMTLWARDERLPPPWDEIAVTAYDAYPDPVRAMRSAAAAEPAAIFGPVGSRAAAAAFGATGRLVFNAGAASTRFVRQSFPHVVNVAAPASTWPRGVLAAIRSVDRQARRVALLASGEMAVELTSVCKAAARAQRFEVTSNVFPAGRGATAARPLPPADVLIVHAGAEDELEIANVLLRRSWRAAAFSTAVSAEATATLGALREGLLAPASWAPDDIAEAGTGPTARQFSADFTALHHAAPTETAAWAYVAGLILGRCIRRCGGVGDTALLAAARGLDTTTLLGRFRLDEATGLQVGHQVPIVQWQSGASWTVWPRDAARAPFHHPRWNAPPPGGLPGGHDTLGARGASGPVGDTGGAPGADAPAGGVPERTLPLPTQGTQTRPFGLGRPRPGLGTGGFGTTQRPS
- a CDS encoding YdcF family protein; protein product: MSVPPSPSAPPGPQVPPQGQATEGAVAPGQSASDQSAPDQSAPGRSAPGRSAPGRARGRRRAATIVTLGVVSLLFLGSTVRLFVLPRRDDPASVDAIVMFAGSSGRFEYAVSLARAGYAPTLAVSVPTAEDPCPPPIPNVEVICFAPDPLTTQGESRWTADAAARYGWRSILVVTSTTQVTRARLRLERCYSGQILMSPVSPPHLMWPYMIAYEWAAMVKALVLQRDC